The proteins below come from a single Candidatus Planktophila dulcis genomic window:
- the def gene encoding peptide deformylase, with protein MSIKPIRHFGDPVLVTPASEVIDFDKELRVLVKDLTETMLDAPGAGLAAPQIGVPLRVFVWDVDEALGHLINPTLDLSEEMQEGDEGCLSFPELLYPTPRAFRAVAKGFNIHGEPVTIEGTELLARALQHETDHLDGILFIDRLSEEDRKLAMKEIRESDWFGMADALGLQPQIKVSPHDPFGRGL; from the coding sequence ATGTCCATCAAGCCAATTCGCCACTTCGGAGACCCTGTCCTTGTGACACCGGCATCTGAAGTTATTGACTTCGATAAGGAGTTGCGAGTGCTGGTCAAAGATCTGACCGAAACGATGCTTGATGCTCCTGGCGCAGGTCTTGCGGCCCCTCAGATCGGTGTTCCACTTCGAGTTTTTGTCTGGGATGTCGATGAAGCACTTGGACATCTGATCAACCCAACCCTTGATCTGAGTGAAGAGATGCAAGAGGGAGATGAGGGCTGTTTGAGTTTTCCCGAGTTGCTCTATCCAACCCCGCGCGCCTTTAGAGCAGTCGCTAAAGGTTTCAATATCCATGGTGAACCTGTCACGATTGAAGGTACCGAACTTCTTGCGCGAGCACTACAACACGAGACAGATCATCTTGATGGCATTCTCTTTATTGATCGACTTTCTGAAGAAGATCGTAAATTAGCGATGAAAGAAATCCGAGAATCTGATTGGTTCGGCATGGCAGATGCTTTGGGACTACAGCCACAAATCAAAGTCTCTCCGCATGATCCATTTGGCAGAGGGCTGTAG
- the rpoZ gene encoding DNA-directed RNA polymerase subunit omega produces MSAHMDGITNPPIDELLDKAGSKYSLVLYAAKRARQINAYYSQLGEGLLEYVGPLVDTHVHEKPLSIALREINEGLLTIENLEPTA; encoded by the coding sequence ATGAGCGCACATATGGATGGCATTACAAATCCACCAATCGATGAACTTCTCGATAAGGCTGGCTCTAAGTACAGCCTCGTGCTCTATGCAGCAAAGCGTGCTCGTCAGATCAACGCCTATTACTCACAGCTCGGTGAAGGCCTTCTTGAATACGTTGGACCACTTGTTGATACACACGTTCATGAGAAGCCACTGTCAATCGCACTTCGCGAAATTAACGAAGGCCTTTTGACAATCGAAAATCTAGAACCAACTGCCTAA
- the fmt gene encoding methionyl-tRNA formyltransferase, producing MRIIVAATPGVAVPTLNWLLNSEHVLAAVITQPDRPAGRGRELKGSVVSQWAYENSVECFKPQDLAETALLVRDCDVLLTIGYGVLLPTEILTLPRHGCLNLHFSLLPRWRGAAPVQRAIEAGDSLSGVTVFQLDEGMDTGPIFSTKRFALDTDITSDELLIELAELGVEAVMDSLQAITDGKRPTTQSGEGATKASKITKQECEIDWSLSAQVISQKVRAFTSNPGAWTRFRGDTLKIDSVSLEDSSLKPGTLHIVDKKLIVGTGSNALAIGFLTPSGKSRMEALSWINGARITDGEYFG from the coding sequence TTGAGAATTATCGTTGCTGCAACCCCTGGTGTTGCAGTCCCAACATTAAATTGGTTATTGAATTCAGAGCATGTTCTTGCTGCCGTCATCACGCAGCCGGATCGTCCTGCTGGACGTGGTCGAGAGCTTAAAGGCTCTGTTGTCTCACAGTGGGCTTATGAGAACTCTGTCGAATGCTTTAAGCCGCAAGACCTCGCCGAGACTGCCCTTCTTGTTAGAGACTGCGACGTACTTCTCACGATTGGTTATGGAGTTCTACTACCTACAGAGATTCTCACACTCCCTCGCCATGGATGTCTCAACCTTCACTTCTCACTTCTGCCTCGTTGGCGAGGAGCAGCGCCTGTGCAACGTGCGATTGAGGCAGGAGATTCACTCTCTGGCGTGACTGTCTTTCAATTAGATGAAGGTATGGATACTGGCCCGATATTTTCAACAAAGAGATTCGCTTTAGACACTGACATTACAAGTGATGAACTCCTTATTGAGTTAGCCGAGCTTGGTGTTGAAGCGGTGATGGATTCTTTGCAGGCGATTACTGATGGTAAACGGCCTACTACGCAATCAGGTGAAGGTGCTACAAAAGCTTCCAAGATTACAAAGCAGGAGTGCGAGATTGATTGGAGTCTCTCTGCGCAGGTTATCTCCCAGAAAGTTCGAGCCTTCACATCAAACCCTGGGGCGTGGACGCGTTTTAGGGGAGATACGCTCAAGATTGATTCAGTTTCTTTAGAAGATTCTTCACTGAAACCAGGAACCTTACATATTGTCGATAAGAAGCTCATTGTTGGAACAGGAAGTAATGCATTAGCGATTGGATTCCTTACACCTTCGGGAAAGTCTCGCATGGAGGCACTTTCCTGGATCAATGGAGCACGAATCACAGATGGCGAATATTTTGGTTAA
- the coaBC gene encoding bifunctional phosphopantothenoylcysteine decarboxylase/phosphopantothenate--cysteine ligase CoaBC: MQGFGREVILGVGGGIAAYKSCDLLRRLRDHGYAVTVVPTPSSLNFVGAATWEALSGRKVTTQVWESVEEVRHVSLAKESSFIIIAPATADLIARIAAGRADDLLTNVVLASDSPILIVPAMHPEMWKDPATMANVQTLRSRGYHVMDPDVGALTSGDVGQGRFPETSRILQEFASITGSHADLLGKKVLVTAGGTREAIDPVRFIGNQSSGKQGYAVARAALQRGAQVTLIAANTNLPDIEGVRTIKVESATQMLQVLESEFSQSDLLVMSAAVADARPLQIADSKIKKSDYRNIALVENPDLLRTIASTKKNQIIVGFAAETSEDLDLAREKMVAKGADILYLNDISAGDIFNSETTHGFILAKGKEPSKVSQTTKDTLAHQLLDEALLQLG; the protein is encoded by the coding sequence ATGCAAGGTTTCGGCCGCGAAGTTATTCTCGGTGTTGGTGGGGGAATCGCAGCATATAAATCGTGTGACCTTTTGCGTCGTCTTCGTGATCATGGCTATGCAGTCACTGTCGTTCCAACACCATCGAGTTTAAATTTCGTTGGGGCAGCCACATGGGAAGCCCTTTCGGGTCGCAAGGTCACAACGCAAGTTTGGGAAAGCGTTGAAGAAGTTCGACATGTATCCCTGGCAAAGGAATCAAGCTTTATCATCATTGCGCCTGCAACAGCAGATTTGATTGCTCGTATTGCAGCAGGGCGAGCTGATGATTTACTCACCAATGTTGTGCTTGCATCTGATTCACCCATTTTGATTGTCCCTGCGATGCACCCTGAGATGTGGAAAGACCCCGCAACAATGGCAAATGTTCAGACCTTACGTTCACGCGGTTATCACGTGATGGATCCTGACGTCGGTGCCCTCACATCAGGTGATGTTGGCCAAGGAAGATTTCCTGAGACTTCTCGAATTCTGCAGGAGTTTGCATCAATTACTGGATCTCACGCAGACTTACTAGGAAAGAAGGTATTAGTCACAGCTGGTGGAACGCGCGAGGCAATTGATCCAGTGAGATTTATCGGTAACCAATCCTCCGGTAAGCAGGGCTATGCAGTGGCTCGTGCGGCGTTGCAACGCGGTGCACAGGTAACCCTCATTGCTGCGAATACGAATTTGCCTGATATTGAGGGAGTACGCACAATCAAAGTCGAGAGTGCAACGCAGATGCTCCAGGTGCTTGAAAGTGAATTTTCACAATCAGATCTCCTTGTTATGTCAGCTGCAGTTGCAGATGCACGACCCTTGCAGATAGCAGACTCGAAGATTAAGAAGAGTGACTATAGGAATATCGCACTCGTCGAAAATCCAGATCTACTACGAACTATTGCATCAACAAAGAAGAACCAGATAATTGTCGGATTTGCTGCTGAAACCTCTGAAGATCTCGATTTGGCACGAGAGAAGATGGTTGCCAAGGGCGCCGATATTCTCTACCTCAATGACATCTCAGCAGGAGATATCTTTAATAGCGAGACGACCCATGGATTTATCCTTGCAAAAGGCAAGGAACCATCGAAAGTGTCGCAGACCACCAAGGACACGCTAGCTCACCAACTACTCGATGAAGCACTTCTTCAGTTAGGTTAG
- the gmk gene encoding guanylate kinase: MGAPPQLTPEERSRALAKAKQSRQVRAGVKSRVKSGEISISDVITLAQSDEAVAKMRVLELVESMSGVGKIRAKTILERLDISLTRRIQGLGRHQLQALEKEFIQRSAIEPGKLVVLSGPGGVGKSTVAKALKASSPFFVSISATTRAPRFNEVDGVDYHFFSQEQFDAAIASNEFLEWAEFAGNRYGTPRKAVEESLRSGKSVLLEIEISGAKQVKEKVPEAILVFLEPPTWEELVSRLEGRGTDSPERRAARLTLAQEEMAAASFFDKVLINDQVDGVVASLIEFASA, encoded by the coding sequence ATGGGCGCACCTCCACAACTGACTCCGGAAGAACGTTCTCGCGCTTTAGCGAAGGCAAAGCAATCGCGTCAAGTGCGCGCAGGCGTTAAATCACGCGTCAAGTCCGGAGAGATTTCTATTTCTGATGTCATCACTCTTGCACAGAGTGATGAAGCGGTTGCAAAGATGCGAGTGCTCGAACTCGTTGAGTCGATGAGTGGCGTTGGAAAGATTCGCGCCAAGACGATTCTGGAGAGACTTGATATATCACTCACGCGTCGAATTCAGGGTCTTGGAAGACATCAGCTACAGGCACTTGAAAAGGAATTCATCCAACGCTCTGCAATCGAACCTGGAAAGCTCGTAGTTCTCTCTGGGCCCGGCGGTGTTGGAAAGAGCACTGTGGCAAAAGCTCTTAAAGCCTCATCACCATTCTTTGTCAGTATCTCTGCAACAACTCGTGCTCCTCGATTTAACGAAGTAGATGGCGTTGACTACCACTTCTTCTCTCAAGAGCAATTCGATGCTGCAATTGCATCCAATGAATTCCTTGAGTGGGCTGAGTTTGCTGGCAATCGTTATGGAACTCCTCGCAAAGCAGTGGAAGAATCTCTGCGCAGTGGTAAGAGCGTTCTTCTTGAGATTGAAATATCGGGAGCAAAGCAGGTAAAAGAGAAGGTTCCCGAAGCAATTCTGGTTTTCCTTGAACCTCCAACATGGGAAGAGTTGGTATCGCGCCTTGAAGGACGTGGAACTGATAGCCCTGAACGAAGGGCAGCTCGTCTGACCCTTGCCCAAGAAGAGATGGCTGCAGCCTCATTCTTCGATAAAGTGCTCATAAATGACCAGGTCGATGGGGTAGTGGCATCCCTGATAGAATTCGCGTCTGCCTAG
- the pyrF gene encoding orotidine-5'-phosphate decarboxylase, whose product MKAPIVLAVDTPDLEIAKQWIAATQDSVSVYKLGLEFFLTFGHAGVTAIQSETDADIFLDLKLHDIPHTVQGAASAIASLAPRFLTVHASGGRAMVKAAVDAVPATDVTAVTILTSLSEEDLFEIGYANPALESAVALAKMSVSAGARAIVCSPLEIAAIRSAVGATPAIITPGVRPLSEAGSDDQKRTMTPRDAISTGATFVVIGRPITKSWSEGPQAMKSKARAIADEILN is encoded by the coding sequence ATGAAAGCCCCTATCGTTCTTGCAGTTGACACACCAGATCTTGAGATTGCTAAGCAATGGATAGCAGCAACTCAAGACTCTGTAAGCGTCTATAAATTGGGGCTTGAATTCTTCCTCACCTTTGGTCATGCCGGAGTCACAGCGATTCAATCAGAGACTGATGCTGATATTTTCCTCGATCTCAAACTCCACGATATTCCTCACACTGTGCAAGGCGCGGCAAGTGCAATCGCATCTCTTGCTCCTAGATTTCTCACGGTGCATGCATCCGGTGGTCGTGCAATGGTTAAGGCAGCAGTCGATGCCGTTCCTGCAACTGATGTCACGGCAGTCACGATTTTGACCTCGCTATCTGAGGAGGATCTCTTTGAAATTGGTTATGCAAACCCAGCGCTTGAGAGCGCAGTAGCGCTTGCGAAGATGTCTGTAAGCGCGGGAGCCCGAGCAATCGTCTGCTCTCCTTTGGAAATTGCAGCCATCCGCTCTGCGGTAGGTGCAACACCTGCGATTATTACTCCTGGCGTTCGCCCATTATCTGAAGCTGGCAGCGATGACCAGAAGCGCACGATGACCCCACGGGATGCAATCTCTACAGGTGCAACCTTTGTTGTTATCGGTCGCCCGATTACCAAGTCTTGGTCTGAAGGCCCTCAGGCGATGAAAAGTAAGGCGAGAGCAATCGCCGATGAAATTCTCAACTAG
- the metK gene encoding methionine adenosyltransferase: MSKRLFTSESVTEGHPDKIADQISDAILDSLLEQDPTSRVAVETLITTGQVHVAGEVTTNGYADVMGIVRDTVIGIGYDSSVKGFDGNSCGVSISIGQQSPDIAQGVDDAFEHRVASAADPLDLQGAGDQGLMFGYACDDTKELMPLPIWLAHELAQQLSKVRKSGALPYLRPDGKTQVTIEYDGDKAVALDTVVISSQHAEEVDVLKQLTPEIIAQVIDPILAKIDLPRKDMKTLINPTGRFVIGGPMGDAGLTGRKIIVDTYGGMARHGGGAFSGKDPSKVDRSAAYAMRWVAKNVVAAGLARRCEVQVAYAIGKAQPVGVFVETFGTETVPVQKIQNAVTTVFDLRPAAIIRDLNLKRPIYSQTAAYGHFGRELPNFTWEATNRVSELQAAVK; the protein is encoded by the coding sequence ATGTCAAAACGCCTCTTTACATCAGAATCAGTGACCGAAGGTCATCCAGATAAGATTGCAGATCAAATCTCAGATGCAATCCTTGATTCACTCTTGGAGCAAGACCCTACAAGCCGCGTTGCCGTGGAAACACTGATCACAACAGGTCAGGTTCATGTTGCAGGTGAAGTGACAACTAATGGATACGCAGATGTCATGGGCATCGTTCGCGACACCGTTATTGGAATAGGCTATGACTCATCGGTCAAAGGCTTTGATGGAAATAGTTGTGGTGTATCAATTTCGATCGGTCAGCAATCTCCTGATATTGCACAGGGCGTAGACGATGCATTTGAACACCGTGTGGCATCTGCCGCTGATCCACTTGATCTTCAGGGTGCTGGCGATCAAGGACTTATGTTTGGTTACGCATGCGATGACACGAAGGAATTGATGCCACTACCTATCTGGTTGGCACACGAATTAGCACAGCAGCTCTCAAAGGTACGTAAATCTGGAGCTCTTCCATATCTTCGCCCTGATGGTAAAACTCAGGTGACAATCGAGTATGACGGCGATAAGGCTGTTGCACTCGACACTGTTGTTATTTCGAGTCAACACGCGGAAGAAGTTGATGTTCTTAAACAATTAACTCCTGAGATTATCGCCCAGGTTATCGATCCAATATTGGCAAAGATTGATCTGCCACGTAAGGATATGAAGACGTTGATTAACCCAACAGGACGCTTTGTTATCGGTGGCCCAATGGGAGATGCAGGACTCACTGGCCGCAAAATCATCGTAGATACTTATGGTGGAATGGCTCGCCACGGTGGTGGAGCTTTCTCTGGTAAGGATCCTTCAAAGGTTGACCGCTCTGCAGCGTATGCGATGCGCTGGGTAGCTAAGAACGTTGTAGCTGCAGGTCTTGCTCGTCGTTGCGAAGTCCAAGTTGCCTACGCAATCGGTAAGGCTCAGCCAGTCGGTGTCTTCGTTGAAACTTTTGGCACTGAGACAGTTCCTGTGCAGAAGATTCAAAATGCAGTAACTACTGTCTTTGATCTTCGTCCTGCTGCGATTATTCGCGACTTGAATTTGAAGCGCCCTATCTATTCACAGACTGCTGCTTATGGTCACTTTGGCCGCGAGCTTCCTAATTTCACATGGGAAGCAACTAATCGCGTTTCAGAGCTCCAAGCAGCTGTTAAATAG
- a CDS encoding dihydroorotate dehydrogenase electron transfer subunit: MAQTLMATINKNAVQEMVTILSNKRVGAYHQILLNVGDIVKNCRPGNFVAIRVGGDTSKLILRRAFAISRVSESSQYGGTMELIVAPHGSGSKWLCSQLEGAEIDIVAPLGTAFGIPTEPISALLIGGGYGSAPLFGLADVLKSRGCKVDMLLGASVGSKIYAPMEGKRSVNSLKIYTEDGSMGETGRVTENLLNIVKDRNIDVIYSCGPMAMLSAITALVADTDVIHQCAVEESMACGIGICMTCVLPVRNEDGSTSMLRSCIDGPVMDGSTVHWDLVGKVPEVSS; encoded by the coding sequence ATGGCTCAAACGCTAATGGCAACAATCAATAAGAACGCCGTTCAAGAGATGGTGACGATACTTTCGAACAAGCGCGTTGGTGCTTATCACCAGATATTGCTTAATGTTGGCGATATCGTAAAGAACTGTCGCCCTGGAAACTTTGTAGCAATACGCGTTGGTGGCGATACATCTAAGTTGATTTTGCGTCGTGCATTCGCAATCTCTCGAGTATCCGAAAGTTCGCAATATGGCGGAACTATGGAGTTAATAGTTGCCCCTCACGGTTCTGGAAGTAAGTGGTTGTGCTCCCAACTTGAGGGAGCCGAGATAGATATTGTCGCTCCTCTTGGGACAGCTTTTGGTATTCCAACAGAACCCATCAGCGCACTACTCATCGGCGGAGGTTACGGTTCAGCACCGTTATTCGGTTTGGCAGATGTTCTTAAGTCACGCGGTTGCAAAGTAGATATGTTGTTGGGGGCCAGCGTTGGATCAAAGATCTATGCACCGATGGAAGGTAAACGCTCAGTAAATTCATTGAAGATTTATACAGAAGATGGCTCGATGGGTGAGACAGGGCGTGTCACGGAGAATCTTCTTAATATCGTCAAAGATCGAAATATTGATGTGATTTATTCATGTGGTCCTATGGCGATGCTCTCTGCAATTACTGCTCTTGTTGCTGATACAGATGTCATCCATCAATGTGCTGTTGAGGAGTCAATGGCATGTGGAATTGGAATATGCATGACGTGCGTACTCCCTGTTCGTAACGAAGACGGGTCAACGTCAATGCTGAGATCGTGTATTGATGGACCAGTTATGGATGGCTCCACTGTTCACTGGGATTTAGTAGGCAAAGTACCGGAAGTGTCCTCATGA
- a CDS encoding dihydroorotate dehydrogenase, with protein MSFPVDMSTTLGNAWFPTPIFTASGCASSGKELAQFFPLNQVGAIVTKSVMSKPRHGRPTPRMAETPSGMLNSIGLQGPGIDAFLANDVPWLVEQKARVIVSIAGETVEEYSTLARKLRSVSGISAVEVNISCPNVENRGLVFACDPESSRRVIDGVRKTIGGELPIIAKLSPDVTDLPAIARGVVDAGADGLALINTVLGMVINIDSMKPHLGGKTGGLSGPAIKPVAVRAIYQVHAALPKVPILGMGGVASGRDALELILAGASGVSVGTASFGNPKALIDIQNELRDLLAIRGFATMQQAIGYAHREGA; from the coding sequence ATGAGTTTTCCAGTGGATATGTCCACAACCCTGGGCAATGCTTGGTTTCCAACCCCGATTTTCACAGCAAGTGGTTGTGCAAGCAGCGGTAAAGAGCTGGCGCAGTTCTTTCCTCTTAATCAAGTAGGGGCTATCGTCACGAAGTCTGTGATGAGTAAGCCGCGACATGGTCGCCCAACACCTCGTATGGCAGAGACTCCATCAGGGATGCTCAACTCAATTGGATTGCAAGGACCAGGAATCGATGCATTTCTTGCAAACGATGTTCCATGGCTGGTTGAACAGAAAGCCCGAGTGATTGTCTCTATTGCCGGTGAAACGGTCGAGGAGTACTCAACTCTTGCACGCAAACTTCGTTCAGTCTCTGGCATCAGTGCTGTTGAAGTCAATATTTCTTGTCCCAATGTTGAAAACCGCGGACTTGTATTTGCATGCGACCCAGAGAGTTCACGCCGAGTCATCGATGGTGTGCGTAAGACTATTGGGGGAGAATTGCCAATTATTGCAAAACTTTCTCCTGATGTCACAGATCTTCCCGCAATCGCTCGTGGTGTAGTCGATGCTGGCGCAGATGGACTAGCTCTGATTAATACCGTATTAGGTATGGTCATCAATATTGATTCGATGAAACCGCACTTGGGTGGCAAAACGGGAGGGCTTTCTGGTCCTGCGATTAAACCTGTTGCTGTGAGAGCGATTTATCAGGTGCATGCAGCACTGCCCAAGGTTCCAATTCTTGGAATGGGTGGTGTGGCATCAGGCCGAGATGCACTAGAACTCATCCTTGCAGGAGCATCAGGTGTGTCAGTAGGAACGGCAAGCTTTGGTAATCCAAAGGCTTTGATTGATATTCAAAATGAATTGCGAGATTTATTGGCTATCCGTGGTTTTGCCACAATGCAGCAAGCAATCGGTTATGCACACAGGGAAGGGGCGTAA
- a CDS encoding transcription antitermination factor NusB: MEHESQMANILVKARRDSFKSPKPDAPRVLVYDIFSEVNRRGGYSNLLLPGALNASNFDQRDKGFVTELLYGTLRMQGRHDYILAQVSDRPWSEVDEGIVDICRLGVHQLFEMRVATHAAVSATVELARKVIGESKASFVNAILRKVSAKTLEEWLEPVSLISDPVTRLSIQYSHPEWIVSAYFDLLKDFHRVEAELASNNVPAMPTLVSWPGSSTQEELVAEGAVATRYSPYGAKFDGPPGSLDLIRHRKAGVQDEGSQLVALAFSRATQSAKNVLDLCAGPGGKAALISHICDVEGRDFVANEVSEARAKLVKNVVGKFPVWVGDGREISSHNQLFDAIIADVPCTGLGALRRRPEVRWRRTVQDLRALTELQRELSEAAIATLEVGGIFGYATCSPHFAETFGQVKIILKGHPELEQMDVSPYLPTNLDGAVRDGCMALWTSVHDTDSMFLALFKKSV; the protein is encoded by the coding sequence ATGGAGCACGAATCACAGATGGCGAATATTTTGGTTAAGGCGCGTAGGGATTCATTTAAATCACCAAAGCCAGATGCTCCACGCGTTCTTGTCTATGACATCTTCTCTGAGGTAAACCGACGTGGGGGATATTCAAACCTTCTTCTCCCGGGGGCGCTCAATGCGAGCAACTTTGATCAACGCGATAAAGGGTTTGTGACAGAGCTTCTCTATGGAACTTTGCGCATGCAAGGTCGTCACGACTACATACTGGCTCAAGTATCAGATCGACCATGGAGTGAGGTCGATGAAGGAATCGTCGATATTTGCCGATTAGGCGTGCACCAACTCTTCGAGATGCGAGTAGCAACCCACGCTGCAGTCTCAGCAACCGTTGAGTTAGCACGCAAGGTCATTGGAGAATCCAAAGCATCGTTCGTCAACGCCATTTTACGAAAGGTGAGTGCGAAGACTCTGGAGGAGTGGCTTGAGCCAGTCTCACTCATCAGTGATCCTGTTACTCGCCTCTCTATCCAATATTCGCATCCTGAATGGATTGTCTCTGCCTACTTTGATCTACTCAAAGACTTCCATCGCGTTGAGGCAGAGCTAGCTTCCAACAATGTCCCAGCCATGCCAACACTTGTCTCATGGCCCGGTTCTTCAACACAAGAAGAATTGGTAGCAGAAGGTGCGGTGGCAACTCGCTATTCACCGTATGGGGCAAAGTTTGATGGTCCGCCTGGGTCCCTAGATCTCATTCGTCACCGTAAGGCTGGTGTTCAAGATGAAGGATCTCAACTGGTCGCTTTAGCTTTCTCTCGAGCTACCCAATCAGCAAAAAATGTTCTTGATCTCTGTGCTGGTCCTGGCGGAAAGGCTGCACTTATCTCTCATATCTGCGATGTTGAAGGTAGAGATTTCGTAGCAAATGAAGTTTCAGAAGCGAGAGCAAAGCTTGTTAAGAATGTAGTGGGTAAGTTTCCAGTCTGGGTTGGTGATGGCAGGGAGATTTCTTCTCATAATCAACTCTTTGATGCGATCATTGCCGATGTTCCATGCACCGGACTTGGTGCACTTCGCCGCCGCCCAGAAGTGAGATGGCGCAGAACGGTTCAGGATCTGCGAGCCCTCACTGAATTGCAACGTGAACTATCGGAGGCAGCGATTGCAACTCTCGAAGTTGGCGGAATCTTTGGCTATGCAACCTGTAGCCCTCACTTTGCTGAGACATTTGGGCAGGTGAAGATTATTCTTAAAGGCCATCCTGAGCTAGAGCAAATGGATGTTTCACCATACCTGCCAACAAACCTTGACGGAGCCGTTCGTGATGGATGCATGGCGCTATGGACTAGCGTCCATGACACGGATTCAATGTTTCTGGCACTGTTCAAGAAGAGCGTTTAG
- the rpe gene encoding ribulose-phosphate 3-epimerase, with amino-acid sequence MSSHLRITPSILNADFSQLDSEIAKIASVSDYIHLDVMDDVFVPNFTFDFDAATKIIKSSPIPIDSHLMVADVDQIAIDYAQAGSASVTIHAEATHDIRATLKGIRFHGARSALALKPGTEIDGYESYVDEVDMFLIMTVEPGFGGQKFMESMMEKVRRTRKLIGSRPIWLQVDGGISLETIEIAVEAGADTFVAGSAVFKAEDPAQMVIALRERALSSKL; translated from the coding sequence GTGAGTTCACATCTCCGTATAACACCCAGCATTCTCAATGCGGATTTTTCTCAATTAGATAGTGAGATCGCCAAGATTGCCTCTGTCAGTGATTACATCCATCTTGATGTGATGGATGATGTCTTTGTTCCAAACTTTACCTTCGACTTTGATGCAGCAACCAAAATCATCAAGAGCTCACCTATCCCTATTGATTCTCATCTTATGGTGGCCGATGTCGACCAAATCGCAATTGATTATGCACAAGCAGGTTCTGCAAGTGTGACCATTCATGCCGAAGCCACCCACGATATTCGAGCGACGCTCAAAGGAATTAGATTCCATGGCGCTCGTTCAGCTCTTGCCCTTAAGCCTGGAACTGAGATTGATGGCTATGAGAGTTACGTGGACGAGGTGGATATGTTTCTGATTATGACTGTTGAGCCAGGTTTTGGTGGTCAAAAATTTATGGAGTCGATGATGGAGAAGGTACGCAGAACAAGGAAGTTAATCGGTTCGCGCCCTATCTGGCTTCAAGTCGATGGAGGAATCTCGCTCGAAACTATTGAAATTGCAGTAGAGGCAGGGGCAGACACATTTGTCGCAGGTAGTGCGGTCTTTAAAGCAGAAGATCCTGCACAGATGGTTATTGCCCTACGGGAGAGAGCGCTCTCCAGTAAACTCTAG